In Pseudomonas hamedanensis, a single window of DNA contains:
- the codA gene encoding cytosine deaminase, with protein MHIINARLRNQEGLHELHLQDGLIHSIARQTEAPTLGPNDLDAGGNLVVPPFVEPHIHLDATLTAGEPRWNMSGTLFEGIECWGERKVTITEEDTKTRAKKTIQALAAHGIQHVRTHVDVTDPQLTALKAMLEVREESRHLIDLQIVAFPQEGIESFRNGRELMEEAIRMGADVVGGIPHFEYTRDQGVSSVKFLMDLAERTGCLVDVHCDETDDPHSRFLEVLAEEARSRDMGARVTASHTTAMGSYDNAYCAKLFRLLGHSGISFVSCPTESIHLQGRFDNFPKRRGVTRVNELLEAGMNVCFGQDSIVDPWYPLGNGNILRVLEAGLHICHMLGYRNLQSALDLVTDNSAKAMHLGERYGLEQGRPANLLILSADSDYEVIRSQGLPLYSIRDGKVLMKRQMPVVEFSGGLS; from the coding sequence ATGCACATCATCAACGCCCGACTGCGCAACCAGGAAGGCCTGCACGAATTGCACCTGCAAGACGGCCTGATTCACAGCATCGCCCGCCAGACCGAAGCGCCCACCCTCGGCCCGAATGACCTCGACGCCGGCGGCAACCTGGTGGTGCCGCCCTTCGTCGAACCGCATATCCACCTCGACGCCACCCTGACTGCCGGCGAGCCGCGCTGGAACATGAGCGGCACGCTGTTCGAAGGCATCGAGTGCTGGGGTGAACGCAAGGTCACCATCACCGAGGAAGACACCAAGACGCGCGCCAAGAAGACCATTCAGGCGCTGGCTGCCCACGGCATTCAGCATGTGCGCACCCACGTCGACGTCACCGACCCGCAACTGACCGCACTCAAGGCCATGCTCGAAGTGCGCGAGGAAAGCCGTCACCTGATCGACCTGCAAATCGTCGCGTTCCCGCAGGAAGGCATCGAGTCGTTCCGCAACGGTCGCGAGCTGATGGAAGAAGCGATCCGCATGGGCGCCGACGTGGTCGGCGGCATTCCGCATTTCGAGTACACCCGCGATCAGGGCGTCAGCTCGGTGAAGTTTCTGATGGACCTGGCCGAGCGCACCGGATGCCTGGTCGACGTGCACTGCGACGAGACCGACGACCCGCATTCGCGCTTTCTCGAAGTGCTCGCCGAAGAAGCGCGCAGCCGCGACATGGGCGCGCGCGTCACCGCCAGCCACACCACGGCGATGGGCTCTTACGACAACGCCTACTGCGCCAAACTGTTCCGCCTGCTCGGCCACTCCGGCATCAGTTTTGTCTCCTGCCCGACCGAGAGCATTCACTTGCAGGGGCGCTTTGACAACTTCCCGAAACGCCGGGGCGTCACCCGCGTCAACGAGTTGCTGGAGGCCGGCATGAACGTGTGTTTCGGCCAGGATTCAATCGTTGACCCGTGGTATCCGCTGGGCAACGGCAACATCCTGCGCGTACTCGAAGCCGGCTTGCACATTTGCCACATGCTCGGTTATCGCAACCTGCAAAGTGCGCTCGATCTGGTCACCGACAACAGCGCCAAGGCCATGCACCTGGGCGAACGTTATGGACTGGAACAGGGCCGCCCGGCAAATCTGCTGATTCTCTCGGCGGACAGCGATTACGAAGTGATCCGCAGCCAGGGCTTGCCGTTGTATTCGATTCGTGACGGTAAAGTGCTGATGAAGCGGCAGATGCCGGTGGTGGAGTTCAGTGGCGGCTTGAGCTGA
- a CDS encoding TonB-dependent siderophore receptor has product MKNTTTHNKKSPWLPLALALAVNAAMPLAVAAEAIHIRAQPLGQALSELGQQTSLQVFFSPELVAGKQAPAVEGNVSPEQALRQLLQGSGLDYQINEGSVTLAPAAPSAASNGPLELGVTDIKVVGDWLGDADAAVVQNHPGARTVIRREAMVEQGAMNVSDVLKRVPGVQVQDSNGTGGSDISLNVGVRGLTSRLSPRSTVLIDGVPAAFAPYGQPQLSMAPISSGNLDSIDVVRGAGSVRYGPQNVGGVINFVTRAIPEKTTGEIGTTLETTQYGGWKHIDTAFLGGTADNGMGVALLYSGVNGHGYRERNNGNDIDDVLLKTHWAPTDQDDFSLNFHYYDASADMPGGLTQKQYDDKPYESVRDYDQFTGRRKDVSFKWIRQIDERTQAEILTYYTDSFRGSTIAARDQKTLSSYPRSYYTLGIEPRVSRVFDVGPTTQEVSVGYRYLKEAMHEESSRLALVNNQPVVRPTSDGHVFQDRTGGTEANSVYVDNKIDVGQWTITPGIRFEHISTDWHDRAVLDTAGRPVPEKNRSIESNEPLPALSVMYHLSDAWKLFANYETSFGSLQYFQLGQGGSGDSTANGLQPEKAKTYEIGTRYNDDVWGGEVTLFYIDFDDELQYISNDVGWTNLGATKHQGLEASVHYDMAALDPRLDGLTANAGFTYTRATYEGEIPGFKGRDLPFYSRQVATVGLRYDINRWTYNIDGFAQSKQRSPGTGVNADGSFNGNYITEGTADGQYGDIPGYVTWNVRGGYDFGAQLSNLKLGAGVKNVFDKQYFTRSSDNNSGMYVGAPRTFFVQASVGF; this is encoded by the coding sequence GTGAAAAACACCACAACCCACAATAAAAAATCTCCCTGGTTGCCGCTCGCCCTCGCGCTGGCGGTCAATGCTGCGATGCCGCTGGCCGTTGCCGCCGAGGCCATCCATATCCGCGCCCAGCCGCTGGGCCAGGCGCTCAGCGAACTCGGTCAGCAGACGTCGCTGCAAGTGTTTTTCAGCCCGGAGCTGGTGGCCGGCAAGCAGGCCCCGGCGGTCGAGGGGAATGTCTCGCCGGAGCAGGCGCTGCGTCAGCTGTTGCAGGGCAGCGGCCTCGATTATCAGATCAACGAAGGCTCGGTGACGCTCGCCCCTGCAGCGCCGTCCGCCGCCAGCAATGGCCCGCTGGAACTGGGCGTGACCGACATCAAGGTCGTCGGTGACTGGCTCGGTGACGCCGACGCCGCCGTGGTGCAGAACCACCCTGGCGCCCGTACCGTGATTCGCCGCGAAGCGATGGTCGAGCAAGGCGCGATGAACGTCAGTGACGTGCTCAAGCGTGTACCCGGCGTGCAGGTGCAAGACTCTAACGGCACTGGTGGCAGTGACATTTCCCTCAATGTCGGCGTGCGCGGCCTGACCTCGCGACTGTCGCCGCGCTCCACCGTGCTGATCGACGGCGTACCGGCCGCTTTCGCCCCGTACGGCCAGCCGCAGCTGTCGATGGCGCCGATTTCATCGGGCAACCTCGACAGCATCGATGTCGTGCGCGGCGCCGGCTCGGTGCGTTACGGGCCGCAAAACGTCGGGGGCGTGATCAACTTCGTGACCCGCGCGATTCCGGAAAAAACCACCGGTGAAATCGGCACGACTCTGGAGACCACCCAGTACGGCGGCTGGAAGCACATCGACACCGCGTTCCTCGGCGGCACGGCCGACAACGGCATGGGCGTGGCGTTGCTGTATTCGGGCGTCAACGGTCACGGTTATCGCGAGCGCAATAACGGCAATGACATCGACGACGTGCTGCTCAAGACCCACTGGGCGCCGACCGATCAGGACGACTTCAGCCTCAACTTCCACTACTACGACGCCAGCGCCGACATGCCCGGCGGTCTGACGCAGAAGCAGTACGACGACAAACCGTATGAATCGGTGCGCGACTATGACCAGTTCACGGGTCGGCGCAAAGACGTGTCGTTCAAGTGGATTCGGCAGATCGACGAGCGCACCCAGGCAGAGATCCTCACCTATTACACCGACAGCTTCCGTGGCAGCACCATCGCTGCGCGCGATCAGAAAACCCTCAGCTCGTACCCGCGTTCGTATTACACCCTGGGCATCGAACCTCGGGTATCGCGGGTGTTCGATGTCGGCCCGACCACTCAAGAAGTCAGCGTTGGTTATCGTTATCTGAAAGAGGCGATGCACGAAGAATCGAGCCGTCTGGCGCTGGTCAACAATCAGCCGGTGGTCAGGCCGACGTCCGACGGTCATGTGTTCCAGGACCGCACCGGCGGCACCGAGGCCAATTCGGTGTATGTCGACAACAAGATCGACGTCGGCCAGTGGACGATCACTCCGGGTATCCGCTTCGAACACATCAGCACCGACTGGCATGACCGCGCCGTGCTCGACACCGCCGGGCGGCCGGTGCCGGAGAAAAACCGCAGCATCGAAAGCAACGAGCCGCTGCCGGCGCTGAGCGTGATGTATCACCTGTCCGATGCCTGGAAACTGTTCGCCAACTACGAAACTTCGTTTGGCAGCCTGCAGTATTTCCAGCTCGGCCAGGGCGGTTCGGGTGACAGCACCGCCAACGGTCTGCAGCCGGAGAAGGCCAAGACCTACGAAATCGGTACGCGCTATAACGATGACGTCTGGGGCGGGGAAGTGACGCTGTTCTACATCGACTTCGATGACGAGCTGCAATACATCAGTAACGATGTCGGCTGGACCAACCTCGGCGCGACCAAGCACCAGGGCCTCGAAGCATCGGTGCATTACGACATGGCCGCGCTCGATCCACGCCTCGATGGCCTGACCGCCAACGCCGGATTCACCTACACCCGCGCCACCTATGAAGGCGAGATTCCCGGCTTCAAGGGCCGCGATCTGCCGTTCTACTCGCGGCAGGTGGCGACCGTGGGCCTGCGTTACGACATCAACCGCTGGACCTACAACATTGATGGTTTTGCCCAATCGAAACAGCGCTCACCCGGCACCGGCGTGAACGCCGACGGCAGCTTCAACGGCAATTACATCACCGAAGGCACGGCGGACGGGCAGTACGGTGACATTCCAGGCTACGTGACCTGGAACGTGCGCGGCGGCTATGACTTCGGCGCGCAGCTGTCGAACCTCAAGCTCGGTGCCGGGGTGAAGAACGTCTTCGACAAGCAGTACTTCACTCGCTCCAGTGACAACAACTCGGGGATGTATGTCGGTGCGCCGCGCACGTTCTTTGTGCAGGCCAGCGTCGGTTTCTAG
- a CDS encoding diaminopimelate epimerase, protein MTRFYDARGNIYAVVSPEALRQAGIDLPTSAAQCASSRQKWSAAAIALCCHWPQGQRPANSKPHRSDGLLIGPFQTSAPFDVLIVNTDGSLAERSGNGLTIFSQALAEQGLMPEGGAVLCVNHDKGAAVETSVKPADVEGVQGFWLDLGQPGFGPDAVGARAVGSIQFNSRNVSHVQPLAQLDPDWTHSQFVRIGNPHCVTLLSDAGALPSNEQMLESPLNDRLTEIAYAVPTGAGNPCPAGVNLQWAALASPQKILARVFERGEGPTASSGTSASAVACAAWRVGWVEMGEVQVVMPGGTAPILLEVSEGELLRVRLFGTARLMG, encoded by the coding sequence ATGACAAGGTTCTACGACGCACGCGGCAATATCTACGCAGTGGTTTCTCCCGAAGCCTTGCGCCAGGCCGGCATTGATCTGCCGACAAGCGCTGCCCAGTGCGCCTCGTCTCGGCAGAAGTGGAGCGCAGCAGCGATCGCCCTGTGCTGCCACTGGCCCCAAGGCCAACGCCCGGCGAACAGCAAACCTCACCGCAGCGATGGCCTGCTGATCGGCCCGTTCCAGACATCGGCGCCATTCGATGTGCTGATCGTCAACACCGACGGCTCCCTCGCCGAGCGCAGTGGCAACGGCTTGACGATTTTCTCTCAGGCGTTGGCCGAGCAGGGGTTGATGCCGGAGGGAGGCGCAGTGTTGTGCGTTAATCATGACAAAGGCGCAGCAGTGGAGACCTCGGTGAAACCGGCTGATGTAGAAGGCGTGCAGGGCTTCTGGCTGGATCTCGGCCAACCCGGATTCGGGCCGGATGCCGTCGGTGCGCGGGCGGTTGGGAGCATTCAGTTCAATAGTCGGAACGTCAGCCATGTTCAGCCCTTGGCACAACTCGATCCCGACTGGACGCATAGTCAATTCGTACGCATCGGCAATCCTCACTGCGTAACGCTGCTCAGCGATGCCGGCGCTTTGCCGAGCAACGAGCAGATGCTTGAATCACCTCTGAACGACAGGCTGACCGAGATTGCCTATGCCGTGCCCACCGGTGCCGGTAATCCCTGCCCGGCGGGTGTCAATCTGCAATGGGCCGCGCTGGCGTCGCCGCAGAAAATCCTCGCCCGGGTATTCGAGCGCGGCGAAGGGCCGACCGCGTCATCCGGCACCAGTGCCAGTGCGGTGGCGTGTGCGGCGTGGCGGGTTGGCTGGGTCGAGATGGGGGAAGTGCAAGTGGTCATGCCCGGTGGCACCGCACCGATTTTGCTTGAGGTTTCGGAAGGGGAGTTGCTGCGCGTCAGATTGTTCGGCACGGCGCGGCTGATGGGTTGA
- a CDS encoding FecR family protein → MRETGDCACGQATVRDEAASWFVRLQEPAVSAEEQQRFDAWLNEHPQHREEFQLLQGLWTAADLLPASRLNALAETPPPRRQRRPLLRYAVAASVLAVALGLGLFSGLHDPGGYRAEFATALGERKHVVLPDGSVIDLNSRSRVQVRYEHNRRLIELSAGEAMFSVEHDSARPFVVEAGSGKVTVTGTRFDVRRDAAQTRVAVEQGTVEVQGRNAPDGAFISLTAGLGTYVDGQGKVAAAYAVNPAELTAWRNGKLVFNNASLSEVAAEVSRYREKPLTVANPNVASLRLTSVFRSDDTDALLKVLPSILPVAVRTLADGSQEIISK, encoded by the coding sequence ATGAGGGAGACGGGTGATTGCGCCTGTGGGCAAGCGACGGTACGCGACGAGGCAGCGAGCTGGTTCGTGCGATTGCAGGAGCCGGCGGTCAGCGCCGAAGAACAGCAACGCTTCGACGCCTGGCTGAATGAGCACCCGCAACACCGCGAAGAATTCCAGTTGTTACAGGGCCTGTGGACGGCGGCGGATCTGCTGCCGGCCTCACGCCTCAACGCGCTTGCCGAAACCCCGCCACCCCGCCGTCAGCGGCGACCGCTGCTGCGTTATGCCGTCGCTGCGAGTGTGTTGGCCGTTGCGCTGGGGCTTGGCCTGTTCAGTGGTTTGCATGATCCGGGCGGTTACCGCGCCGAGTTCGCCACGGCACTGGGCGAGCGCAAACACGTGGTATTGCCGGATGGCTCGGTGATCGACTTGAACAGCCGCAGCCGAGTGCAGGTGCGTTACGAGCACAATCGTCGGCTTATCGAGTTGAGCGCAGGCGAGGCGATGTTCAGCGTCGAGCATGACAGCGCCCGTCCGTTTGTGGTCGAGGCCGGCAGTGGCAAGGTCACGGTCACCGGCACGCGCTTCGATGTGCGCCGCGATGCTGCGCAAACCCGCGTGGCGGTAGAGCAGGGCACGGTGGAAGTGCAGGGGCGCAATGCCCCGGACGGAGCGTTCATCAGCCTGACCGCCGGCTTGGGCACCTACGTCGACGGCCAAGGCAAAGTCGCTGCAGCCTATGCGGTCAACCCGGCAGAACTGACGGCATGGCGCAACGGCAAACTGGTGTTCAACAACGCCAGCCTCAGCGAAGTGGCCGCCGAAGTGTCGCGTTATCGCGAAAAGCCGCTGACGGTCGCCAACCCGAACGTGGCCAGCCTGCGCCTGACCAGTGTGTTCAGATCCGACGACACCGACGCCTTGCTCAAAGTCTTGCCGAGCATCCTGCCAGTGGCCGTTCGGACCCTCGCTGATGGCAGCCAGGAAATAATTTCAAAATAG
- a CDS encoding MFS transporter, with translation MTSLNPQDTFVPGRLQQMSTRIAFFIAGLGIAAWAPLVPYAKARAGLDEGTLGLLLLCLGVGSILAMPLAGILATRFGCRRVATGGTLLICAALPLLATVSSIPALIATLFMFGAGLGTVDSTVNLQAVIVERASGKHMMSGFHGLFSLGGIVGAAGVSALLGLGLTPLAAMLVVVVLLIGALLKCVPHMLPYGSESSGPAFAIPHGIVLFIGGMCFIVFLTEGAALDWSAVFLAQERGIDTAYAGLGYAAFALTMTVGRLLGDRIVRKLGATRIILFGGLLAAAGLFLATFAPSWQAALVGYALVGAGCSNIVPVLYTAVGKQTVMPESIAVPAITTLGYAGILAGPAVIGFVAHASSLSFAFGLMAVLLVAVAIGGKVLKV, from the coding sequence ATGACCAGCCTCAACCCCCAAGACACTTTTGTCCCCGGACGCCTGCAACAGATGTCCACGCGCATCGCCTTTTTCATCGCCGGCCTCGGTATCGCCGCGTGGGCGCCGCTGGTGCCGTACGCCAAGGCACGCGCCGGGCTGGATGAAGGCACGCTGGGGTTATTGCTGCTGTGCCTGGGCGTCGGTTCGATTCTGGCGATGCCGCTGGCGGGGATTCTTGCCACGCGCTTCGGTTGCCGGCGCGTGGCCACCGGCGGCACGTTGCTGATCTGCGCCGCGTTGCCCTTGCTGGCGACGGTGTCGTCGATTCCGGCGCTGATCGCCACGCTGTTCATGTTTGGCGCAGGCCTGGGCACGGTGGATTCGACGGTGAACTTGCAAGCGGTCATCGTCGAGCGCGCCAGTGGCAAGCACATGATGTCGGGTTTTCACGGTCTGTTCAGCCTGGGCGGAATCGTCGGCGCGGCCGGCGTCAGCGCCCTGCTCGGCCTCGGCCTGACACCGCTTGCGGCGATGCTGGTGGTGGTCGTATTGCTGATCGGCGCCCTGCTCAAGTGCGTGCCGCACATGTTGCCTTACGGCAGCGAAAGCTCCGGCCCGGCCTTCGCCATTCCCCACGGCATCGTGCTGTTTATCGGTGGCATGTGCTTTATCGTCTTCCTCACCGAAGGCGCGGCGCTGGACTGGAGCGCGGTGTTTCTGGCACAGGAGCGCGGGATCGACACGGCGTATGCAGGATTGGGTTACGCAGCGTTTGCCTTGACCATGACGGTCGGGCGTCTGCTCGGTGATCGCATCGTGCGCAAGCTCGGTGCTACGCGGATCATTCTGTTTGGCGGCCTGCTGGCAGCGGCGGGATTGTTTCTGGCGACGTTCGCGCCGAGCTGGCAAGCGGCGCTGGTCGGCTACGCGCTGGTCGGTGCCGGCTGTTCGAACATCGTGCCGGTGCTGTACACGGCGGTGGGCAAGCAGACGGTGATGCCGGAAAGCATCGCAGTGCCGGCGATTACCACACTGGGGTATGCCGGGATTCTCGCGGGGCCAGCGGTGATCGGTTTTGTCGCCCATGCCAGCAGCCTGAGTTTTGCCTTTGGGCTGATGGCGGTGTTGCTGGTGGCTGTCGCGATTGGCGGCAAAGTCCTTAAAGTCTGA
- the codB gene encoding cytosine permease codes for MTQNAPGNDYPLSEVPMHARKGLASTAMVLLGFTFFTATMFAGGKLGVAFGFAEMMAVIIVGNLLLGLYAAGLGYIAFKSGLNSVLMGRFCFGEVGSKLSDLILGFTQIGWYAWGTATAAVVIGKYFDLNEATVLGLMVLFGLGFCATAYIGYRGLEILSYIAVPAMMLLLMLSMWVATAKVGGFEGLLSVVPTGSLDWSTAITLVFGTFVSGATQATNWTRFSRSARVAVLASLIGFFIGNGLMVLIGAYGAIVYQQPDVVEVLLLQGFAMAAMAMLLLNIWSTQDNTIYNFAVAGCNLLRTGRRKTVTLGGAVIGTLLALLGMYDMLVPYLILLGTVIPPIGGVIMADFFYRWRGHYPRLADARLPAFNWPGLAAYGVGTVAAFSSPWVAPLVGIAAAALTYVIVTGMLGARRVSAPLQDL; via the coding sequence ATGACGCAGAACGCCCCCGGCAACGATTACCCCCTCAGCGAAGTCCCGATGCACGCACGCAAAGGCCTGGCCTCGACGGCGATGGTGTTACTGGGCTTCACGTTTTTCACCGCGACCATGTTTGCCGGCGGCAAGCTCGGGGTCGCCTTCGGTTTTGCCGAGATGATGGCGGTGATCATCGTCGGCAACCTGCTGCTCGGCCTGTACGCCGCGGGCCTGGGTTACATCGCGTTCAAGAGTGGCCTCAACTCGGTGTTGATGGGGCGCTTTTGCTTTGGCGAAGTCGGCAGCAAGCTCAGCGACCTGATCCTCGGTTTCACCCAGATCGGCTGGTACGCCTGGGGCACGGCAACGGCTGCCGTGGTCATTGGCAAATACTTTGATTTGAATGAAGCCACGGTGCTGGGCCTGATGGTGCTGTTCGGTCTGGGCTTCTGTGCCACCGCCTACATCGGTTATCGCGGGCTGGAGATTCTGTCGTACATCGCGGTGCCGGCGATGATGTTGTTGCTGATGCTGTCGATGTGGGTGGCGACGGCGAAGGTCGGCGGCTTCGAAGGCTTGCTCAGCGTGGTGCCAACGGGTTCGCTGGATTGGTCGACCGCGATCACCCTGGTGTTCGGCACCTTCGTCAGCGGCGCGACGCAAGCGACCAACTGGACGCGATTCTCGCGTTCGGCGCGGGTGGCGGTGCTGGCCAGCCTGATCGGCTTTTTCATCGGCAACGGCCTGATGGTGCTGATCGGCGCGTACGGCGCGATCGTTTATCAGCAACCGGACGTGGTTGAAGTGCTGCTGTTGCAGGGTTTCGCCATGGCCGCGATGGCCATGCTCTTGCTGAACATCTGGAGCACTCAGGACAACACCATCTACAACTTCGCCGTCGCCGGCTGCAACCTGCTGCGTACCGGTCGGCGCAAGACCGTGACCCTCGGCGGCGCGGTGATCGGCACACTGCTCGCGCTGCTGGGCATGTACGACATGCTGGTGCCGTATCTGATTCTGCTCGGCACGGTGATTCCGCCGATTGGCGGGGTGATCATGGCTGACTTCTTCTATCGCTGGCGCGGGCACTATCCGCGTCTGGCCGACGCACGGTTGCCCGCGTTCAACTGGCCGGGGCTGGCGGCCTACGGCGTGGGCACTGTCGCTGCGTTCAGCTCGCCGTGGGTCGCGCCGCTGGTAGGGATTGCCGCTGCCGCGCTAACGTATGTCATCGTCACCGGTATGCTCGGCGCCCGTCGCGTCAGCGCACCACTACAAGACTTATAA